One window of Botrimarina mediterranea genomic DNA carries:
- a CDS encoding carboxymuconolactone decarboxylase family protein: MPRLTQVAPEQANPLQAELFSAVKSKLGRVPNLFTTLANSPAALRGYLDFSAALSAGAGLTAQQREIVSLVTAEENGCDYCLAAHSTVGKIVGLKPDAIEAARRGDGIDDANRAVARFAKSVIESRGRVADADLEEFRSAGFGNDAVAEIVANVAINVFTNYFNNLAETDVDFPAAKPLEAVLSPARG, translated from the coding sequence ATGCCCCGCCTCACCCAAGTCGCTCCTGAGCAAGCCAACCCCCTGCAAGCTGAGCTGTTCTCGGCTGTGAAGTCGAAGCTCGGCCGCGTACCGAACCTCTTCACGACTCTCGCGAACTCGCCCGCCGCCCTCCGTGGTTACCTCGATTTCTCTGCCGCCCTCAGCGCCGGCGCCGGTTTGACCGCGCAGCAGCGCGAGATTGTCTCGCTGGTGACTGCCGAAGAGAACGGCTGCGACTATTGCCTCGCCGCCCACTCGACGGTGGGGAAGATCGTCGGCCTGAAGCCAGACGCTATCGAAGCGGCCCGTCGCGGCGACGGGATCGACGACGCGAATCGCGCGGTAGCTCGCTTCGCTAAGTCCGTCATAGAGTCGCGTGGTCGCGTCGCCGACGCCGACCTCGAAGAGTTCCGTAGCGCCGGCTTCGGTAACGACGCGGTGGCGGAGATCGTTGCGAACGTTGCGATCAACGTGTTCACGAACTACTTCAACAACCTCGCCGAGACCGACGTCGACTTCCCGGCCGCCAAGCCGCTCGAAGCTGTCCTCTCGCCCGCCCGTGGCTGA
- a CDS encoding alpha/beta fold hydrolase, with translation MFSPRFRTSWLLAALFVTAFTPTNAADPTIRYRTVEIDGLDIFYREAGPKDAPTVLLLHGFPTSSHMFRDLIPRLAEKYHVIAPDYPGYGYSSAPLVDDFEYTFDNLAKVVTSFIDRVGIEQYSLYLMDYGAPVGYRIAAAAPERVDALIIQNGNAYDEGIDNEFWAPVKKYWADRSDTNGDALRSLLTIDATKWQYTHGIRDIETISPDTWSHVQPLLDRPGNQEIQLALFHSYGSNPPLYPAWQEYLRMHQPPTLIVWGKNDPIFPDAGAYPYKRDLKDLEFHLFETGHFALEEDGVEIARLMQDFLDRKVNR, from the coding sequence ATGTTCTCGCCACGCTTCCGTACCAGCTGGCTCCTCGCCGCCCTCTTCGTCACAGCCTTCACGCCCACGAATGCTGCCGATCCCACTATTCGCTACCGAACCGTCGAGATCGATGGCCTCGACATCTTCTACCGCGAGGCCGGCCCGAAGGACGCCCCCACGGTGCTGCTGCTGCACGGCTTCCCGACCTCGTCGCACATGTTCCGCGACCTCATCCCACGGCTCGCCGAGAAGTACCACGTCATCGCCCCCGACTACCCGGGCTACGGCTATAGCTCGGCGCCGTTGGTCGACGACTTTGAATACACCTTCGACAACTTGGCGAAGGTCGTCACCAGTTTCATCGATAGGGTTGGGATCGAACAGTACTCGCTCTACCTGATGGACTACGGTGCGCCGGTCGGCTATCGAATCGCGGCCGCGGCGCCGGAGCGTGTGGATGCACTCATCATTCAGAATGGCAACGCGTACGACGAAGGTATCGACAATGAGTTTTGGGCCCCAGTTAAGAAGTACTGGGCCGATCGAAGCGATACGAACGGCGACGCGCTCCGCTCTCTACTGACGATCGACGCCACAAAGTGGCAGTACACCCATGGCATCCGGGACATCGAGACGATCAGCCCCGACACGTGGAGCCACGTGCAACCACTGCTCGACCGTCCGGGCAATCAAGAAATCCAGCTCGCCCTCTTCCATAGCTACGGCAGCAACCCGCCGCTGTACCCGGCATGGCAGGAGTATCTGCGGATGCATCAGCCGCCAACCCTGATCGTCTGGGGCAAGAACGACCCGATCTTCCCCGATGCAGGCGCTTACCCCTACAAGCGTGATCTCAAGGACCTCGAGTTCCACCTCTTCGAAACCGGGCACTTTGCCCTCGAAGAGGATGGCGTCGAGATCGCCCGACTGATGCAAGACTTCCTGGATCGCAAAGTGAATCGTTAG
- a CDS encoding nuclear transport factor 2 family protein: MSNSLPLRPPFTNESATAKVRAAEDAWNSCDPVRVSLAYSEDSTWRNRQEFVQGREEIQVFLTRKWEREQEYRLMKDLWSFGSNRIAVRFQYEFRDAAGQWWRAYGNELWEFDTEGLMRRREASINDLAIPDAQRKFHWPLGEPRPAEPAVVLCIA, encoded by the coding sequence ATGTCGAACTCACTTCCTCTACGACCTCCGTTCACGAACGAGTCCGCCACCGCCAAAGTGCGCGCCGCCGAGGATGCGTGGAACTCATGCGACCCGGTCCGCGTGTCACTCGCCTACAGCGAGGACTCGACGTGGCGTAACCGCCAGGAATTCGTGCAAGGCCGCGAAGAAATCCAAGTGTTCCTTACCCGGAAGTGGGAGAGGGAGCAGGAGTACCGTTTGATGAAGGACCTGTGGTCGTTTGGGTCGAACCGGATCGCTGTCCGGTTTCAGTACGAATTCCGCGACGCCGCCGGGCAGTGGTGGCGTGCTTACGGCAACGAGTTGTGGGAGTTCGACACGGAGGGTCTGATGCGTCGCCGCGAAGCGAGCATCAACGACTTGGCCATCCCCGACGCCCAGCGGAAGTTCCATTGGCCGCTCGGCGAGCCGCGTCCCGCCGAACCTGCCGTCGTCCTTTGCATTGCTTGA
- a CDS encoding FG-GAP-like repeat-containing protein, producing the protein MEDRRLLAADFGDAPAPYPTLMAVNGAQHAEVSPGGLQLGAAISFEAEGQPSASANADSGDDGIDFGMVRVGQLDAEVTVTVTNAPAAAKLDGWIDFNGDGSWGGADERVFASIDVAEGVNLLTFDVPSAAMSGETYARFRLSTAGGLGVTGLAADGEVEDFVVFIAPPTERTAAFADHGVIATDPFRITKFITTDLDDDGDSDLIVYATNSSSPFEDTLAWYSNDGDQAFQRRVIATRDGFNPTSIRAADIDNDGDQDLLVSYPDSNLTGDVYWYRNDGSENFSSHRIASGSYASDAALGDIDGDGDLDLVTGGLKWYANDGQGIFSYQAAVPSTLQNDSRVNLADLDQDGDLDIVVGSYFGDFVWFENNGLQQFTQRSIANKPGYSPFPIAIDMDGDGDLDVFPQEDKADGLEWYQNSGAGTFTKVIVDSETVSLRDHRAADFDGDGDIDIVSSHVDGSLVLYERQGQGYVRRTLGVATSDIAVVDLDRDGDLDVLTLLTGSVRDLVWFENRLAVHLGASTPTAAEETSEIVSFDFFVDAPHSESLLLAFRVEGTARVGSDFTLSGYESFDGAEGTVLLPAGQTSVSLLATLTDDASAEVDESIVVTLLSTPSYAPSDVSNAVTQILSSEVGADFGDAPGPYPTLLAENGARHSNIGPGELQLGGAASYEADGLPSAAADADLNDDGVVFGEFRVGQNGATVEITVTNAPNGAKLDGWIDFNADGSWGGLNERLFTAVGVTEGVNLLTFNVPGWAVSGVTYARFRLSTAGGLPTTGFAADGEVEDYAVMIEPTQSYSTAFGTANAIRETTGAFISVTTLDIEGDGDVDIVATTSGSGAITLFENDGANAFTSRSLFSTSSTKITSVEAADIDGDGDTDIVALPEDGWVLILENDGSGTFSWYSLRPSSTSPGDLSPVDMDGDGDIDLVVSSRDSDRIAWYENRGDKEFFRRTITTDADEVSDIQVVDLDRDGDLDVISRNPGDSTLSWYENDGAQSFSPRLVATGVGATASPLHVADYDRDGDLDLITFSIVDASIVWYENDGAEAFSSRAIPSSVRSGRVRFVGDIDGNGLVDIVAESFVSNSTAICLFNRGDGSFTEQVIASRVGRVADVHATDIDRDGDIDLLATHDYTTPGVVWYEAVYNASLTSIPGDWTEGSSDWAVEFRIPEAIDRPTTLAFTVNGEPAYEFDYTLAGAASFDGARGFVEIPAGETVATILLSALDDGLYELDEAVTVTLLRGPGENARPLSAHTNSIRSTQAGASFGDAPQPYPTRPAEGGAAHTHVGDGSLRLGELVDGRADGVPSPGADANVSDDGVVFGAMRVGQLDAAVTVTVSNAPDGAKLDAWIDFNGDGSWGGADEHIFASVHVVNGENVLTFDVPTVITSGVVTYARFRLSSSGGLAPGGIAADGEVEDYAVTMLPPTPTSGEFGEPTQILPLSAIRPIDVTAATSVVPADMDGDGDIDLVLSRGLKNDNLYWYENQAGQFSTAHLIGQRGDFIRVADLDRDGDLDVVATDQGQLAWFENRGAEGFVRNVIASGSLLYPTSPIAIADFGGDGWLDIAVINNAGSVLLWRRGEESATYTSTLIGGAAAGTVSIEAVDLNRDGRLDLVASGLNFPFGETVGLFQGETGQFSRRTLDGGRTSASSPIDMDRDGDIDVVIQIENGVAWLENDGSGSFAFRAVGSVSGFNNDMAVADFDGDGDFDIVDTHRRTSFESKSFTLFNNDGANKFQATTIDSNPSEYYYSVFPADINGDGALDLVAVVPNVGVLLYTQMLRAVPTSSSPNLLNEGDGPITIRLALQAETNADVAVPFTISGEAVYGVDYVIDGADFIIGGSGVVTIPAGTQWVELTLTVIADGEAELHESLAISVGDRPGDRLVWRITADADVGDYGDAPAIYPVGVEQAGAAHLAVGPRLGETRTAEPQGVATSGADGDAGDDGVVFGTLVVGTGTSTMTADVQNAPEGAYLDAWIDFNGDGSWSGEREQVFTRHAVVEGENVLRFETPSWATIGTTYARVRLSSMGGLGVTGNAADGEVEDYQVTIATAPGGWVDYEVQGVDPVGAPSTLAKVVDLDSDGFVDMTSVGLPSDRSLYWLRNTGDGTFSKQVLAVVDFTMRDFAIDDIDGDGDLDIVVISQTSPSTSRLVLLRNNGANAFSLNVIATSIEASMTVAIADIDGDGAMDIMAGGDRSSFSGVLPSTGEIVWYVNDGVGGFSPRLIDSQLGPVRSLGAADLDGDGDLDLYASAMNAGSLVMYRNDGAASFTKEVIVATTFTGPYMLPGGKVRAADFDGDGDLDLIPTPNGYSPPKLVWYENDGAGLFIERMIYAGVLYSNDVLPVDLDGDGDLDLVIGLATTAPSDKPAWIETRLAGDANNDGVVDLADRDFWGANYGSTSGPGLLADITGDGLVNAADYTSWRDAYASGVASTIYLPRVADWRLNASGLAVGDLDGDLDLDLIAATSTGVTVAINTFLSPPPTTAPSSAPMTPIFATSEAPLVAGSQSAISFTLPEPSKIPATTPRQRYASPVRESNDNRSISLLMLHKQEHAKGRKAPIRDEAFAVAADEGETADLTTECEAEPLDQPVAIGPSERVWEMWG; encoded by the coding sequence TTGGAGGACCGTCGCCTCCTGGCCGCGGACTTCGGCGACGCCCCGGCGCCCTACCCGACGCTGATGGCCGTCAACGGGGCTCAGCACGCGGAAGTCAGTCCGGGCGGGCTGCAACTCGGCGCCGCGATCAGCTTCGAAGCGGAGGGCCAACCCTCAGCCTCCGCCAACGCCGACAGCGGCGATGACGGCATCGACTTCGGCATGGTGCGAGTTGGTCAGCTCGACGCCGAGGTGACCGTCACTGTCACCAATGCGCCGGCCGCGGCGAAGCTCGACGGCTGGATCGACTTCAACGGCGACGGCTCGTGGGGCGGCGCTGATGAACGTGTCTTTGCCAGCATCGACGTCGCCGAGGGCGTCAACCTGTTGACGTTCGACGTGCCGAGCGCGGCGATGTCGGGGGAGACCTACGCGCGGTTCCGGCTGAGCACGGCGGGGGGGCTGGGCGTGACGGGTTTGGCAGCGGATGGGGAGGTAGAAGACTTCGTAGTCTTCATCGCACCGCCTACGGAACGTACCGCAGCATTTGCAGACCACGGGGTTATCGCTACCGACCCCTTCAGAATTACGAAGTTCATCACGACGGATTTAGACGACGATGGTGATAGCGATCTGATTGTCTACGCGACCAATTCAAGCTCGCCTTTCGAAGACACACTCGCATGGTACAGCAATGACGGCGACCAAGCGTTTCAACGGAGAGTGATTGCGACGAGGGATGGATTCAACCCGACTAGTATCCGAGCTGCTGACATAGACAATGATGGCGATCAAGATCTCCTCGTTAGTTACCCCGACAGCAATCTCACCGGCGATGTTTACTGGTACAGAAACGATGGTTCCGAGAACTTCTCGAGTCATCGAATCGCGAGCGGGAGTTACGCCTCTGACGCCGCCCTCGGTGACATCGATGGCGATGGCGACCTGGACCTCGTAACGGGAGGTCTCAAGTGGTACGCAAATGACGGACAAGGAATATTTTCCTACCAGGCGGCTGTCCCCAGCACGCTTCAGAATGATTCTCGGGTTAACCTTGCCGACCTCGACCAAGACGGCGACCTCGATATCGTTGTCGGGTCTTACTTTGGGGACTTCGTCTGGTTCGAGAACAACGGTCTTCAACAATTCACACAGCGGAGCATTGCCAACAAGCCGGGTTACAGCCCATTCCCAATCGCTATCGACATGGACGGGGACGGCGACCTCGACGTCTTCCCGCAGGAAGACAAGGCGGACGGGCTCGAATGGTATCAGAACAGCGGCGCCGGGACGTTTACGAAAGTCATTGTTGACAGCGAAACTGTGTCGCTGCGCGACCATCGCGCCGCAGATTTCGACGGCGACGGCGACATTGATATTGTCTCTTCCCATGTGGACGGTTCACTCGTTTTATACGAGCGCCAAGGCCAGGGTTACGTGAGGAGAACTCTCGGCGTCGCCACGAGCGATATCGCAGTTGTCGATCTGGACCGTGACGGTGACCTCGATGTTCTGACGTTACTGACGGGCAGTGTTCGAGACCTTGTCTGGTTTGAGAACCGACTCGCCGTGCACCTCGGCGCGTCGACGCCGACCGCAGCCGAAGAGACCAGCGAGATTGTTTCTTTCGACTTCTTCGTTGACGCGCCCCACTCCGAATCGCTTCTGCTCGCGTTCCGCGTGGAAGGGACAGCGCGTGTGGGTAGCGATTTTACGCTCTCTGGGTACGAGAGCTTTGACGGCGCCGAGGGAACGGTCCTACTCCCAGCGGGACAGACGTCCGTGTCGTTGCTCGCCACGCTGACCGATGACGCTTCGGCGGAGGTCGACGAGTCGATCGTCGTCACCCTTCTTTCGACGCCCAGTTACGCGCCGAGCGATGTATCGAACGCGGTCACTCAAATTCTAAGTAGTGAAGTTGGCGCCGATTTCGGCGACGCGCCGGGGCCCTACCCGACCCTGCTTGCCGAGAATGGCGCTAGGCACAGCAATATCGGGCCCGGCGAACTGCAACTAGGTGGAGCGGCGAGCTACGAAGCCGACGGACTACCCTCGGCAGCCGCCGACGCCGACCTCAACGACGACGGCGTCGTTTTCGGCGAATTCCGAGTAGGGCAGAACGGCGCGACGGTTGAGATTACGGTCACGAACGCACCGAATGGCGCGAAGCTCGACGGCTGGATCGACTTCAACGCCGATGGCTCGTGGGGGGGGCTGAACGAGCGACTCTTCACCGCAGTTGGTGTGACCGAGGGCGTCAACTTGCTGACTTTCAACGTGCCGGGCTGGGCCGTCTCCGGCGTCACCTACGCACGTTTCCGCCTCAGCACGGCTGGCGGGCTGCCCACGACTGGCTTCGCTGCCGACGGTGAAGTCGAAGACTACGCGGTGATGATCGAGCCCACACAATCCTATTCGACCGCATTCGGGACCGCGAATGCCATCAGGGAGACGACGGGCGCCTTTATCAGCGTCACTACTCTGGACATCGAGGGAGATGGAGACGTTGACATTGTTGCAACCACATCCGGCAGTGGGGCTATCACTCTTTTCGAAAACGACGGGGCGAACGCGTTCACCAGCCGCAGTCTCTTCAGCACGAGTTCTACCAAGATCACATCCGTCGAAGCGGCCGACATCGACGGTGACGGCGACACCGACATTGTCGCGTTGCCGGAGGACGGTTGGGTCCTTATCCTTGAGAACGATGGCTCGGGAACGTTTTCTTGGTACTCCCTCCGCCCAAGTTCGACCTCGCCAGGCGATCTGTCGCCCGTGGACATGGACGGTGATGGCGACATCGACCTCGTCGTTTCGTCGCGTGACAGCGACCGCATCGCTTGGTACGAGAACCGCGGCGACAAGGAATTTTTTAGAAGGACGATTACGACCGACGCCGATGAAGTATCTGACATCCAAGTCGTCGACCTGGACCGCGACGGTGACCTCGACGTAATCTCGAGAAACCCGGGAGATTCCACGCTCTCTTGGTACGAGAACGACGGCGCTCAGTCTTTCTCGCCACGGTTGGTCGCGACCGGCGTCGGCGCCACCGCGTCGCCGCTGCATGTTGCCGACTACGACCGCGATGGCGACCTCGATTTGATCACTTTCTCGATCGTCGACGCCTCAATCGTTTGGTACGAGAATGACGGCGCCGAGGCGTTCTCTTCCAGAGCAATTCCCAGTTCGGTCCGGTCGGGCCGTGTGCGATTTGTTGGCGACATCGACGGAAACGGTTTAGTCGACATTGTTGCGGAGTCTTTTGTTTCTAATTCAACGGCGATCTGCCTCTTTAATAGGGGTGACGGCTCCTTCACGGAGCAAGTGATCGCCTCGCGCGTCGGCCGGGTAGCGGATGTCCACGCCACCGATATCGATCGCGATGGGGACATCGACCTGTTGGCGACGCACGACTATACGACTCCCGGCGTGGTGTGGTACGAGGCGGTCTACAACGCATCGTTGACGTCGATTCCGGGTGATTGGACCGAGGGCTCGTCGGACTGGGCGGTCGAGTTCCGCATCCCCGAAGCGATTGACCGCCCCACCACACTCGCCTTTACGGTAAATGGCGAGCCGGCTTATGAGTTCGACTACACTCTAGCAGGAGCAGCTTCATTCGATGGTGCGCGCGGCTTCGTCGAGATCCCCGCTGGAGAAACTGTCGCGACGATTTTGTTGTCAGCACTGGACGATGGCCTCTATGAGCTCGACGAAGCGGTAACGGTGACTCTGCTCCGAGGACCGGGGGAGAACGCTAGGCCGCTGAGCGCCCACACGAATTCGATCCGCAGCACGCAGGCCGGCGCCAGTTTCGGCGATGCACCACAACCGTATCCCACGCGGCCGGCGGAGGGCGGCGCCGCGCATACCCACGTCGGCGACGGATCGCTCCGACTGGGCGAGCTGGTCGACGGCCGGGCCGACGGAGTACCCTCGCCGGGCGCAGACGCCAACGTCAGCGACGACGGCGTCGTCTTCGGCGCGATGCGGGTTGGCCAGCTTGACGCCGCGGTGACGGTGACCGTTTCAAACGCACCGGACGGCGCGAAGCTCGACGCCTGGATCGACTTCAACGGCGACGGCTCGTGGGGGGGCGCCGACGAGCACATTTTCGCGAGTGTTCACGTCGTTAACGGCGAGAACGTCCTGACGTTTGACGTCCCCACCGTGATCACTTCCGGCGTCGTCACTTACGCGCGGTTCCGTCTCAGCAGCAGCGGCGGCTTGGCGCCCGGCGGCATCGCGGCCGATGGTGAGGTCGAGGACTACGCCGTCACGATGCTGCCCCCCACGCCGACCAGCGGCGAGTTCGGCGAGCCGACCCAAATCTTGCCACTTTCGGCCATCCGTCCGATTGATGTGACCGCTGCGACCTCGGTCGTGCCCGCCGACATGGACGGCGACGGCGACATCGACCTGGTTCTCTCCCGAGGCTTGAAAAACGATAATTTGTATTGGTACGAGAATCAGGCGGGGCAATTCTCCACCGCTCACCTGATCGGCCAGCGTGGCGACTTCATCCGCGTCGCCGACCTCGACCGCGACGGCGACCTCGATGTTGTCGCGACGGATCAGGGCCAATTAGCTTGGTTTGAGAATCGGGGCGCCGAGGGGTTTGTGCGAAATGTGATCGCCTCCGGCAGCCTTCTCTATCCGACTTCTCCGATTGCGATCGCAGACTTTGGTGGCGATGGCTGGCTCGACATCGCCGTCATTAACAACGCCGGCAGCGTACTGCTTTGGAGACGTGGCGAAGAGTCAGCGACCTACACCTCGACGCTCATTGGCGGAGCCGCTGCTGGCACCGTGAGCATTGAAGCTGTCGACCTGAATCGAGATGGTCGGCTTGACCTTGTCGCATCGGGACTCAACTTCCCTTTCGGTGAGACAGTTGGGCTTTTCCAAGGCGAAACGGGTCAGTTCAGTAGACGGACGCTTGACGGCGGGCGCACCTCGGCTTCTAGCCCTATTGATATGGACCGCGACGGCGACATCGACGTTGTGATTCAGATCGAGAACGGCGTAGCTTGGTTAGAGAACGACGGTTCGGGAAGCTTTGCTTTCCGTGCTGTCGGCTCAGTGAGTGGCTTTAACAACGACATGGCGGTAGCGGACTTCGACGGCGACGGCGACTTCGATATTGTCGACACGCACCGCCGAACGTCCTTTGAGTCGAAGAGCTTCACGCTCTTCAACAACGACGGCGCCAACAAGTTTCAAGCGACAACGATCGACTCCAATCCATCGGAGTACTACTACTCGGTGTTCCCCGCCGACATCAATGGCGATGGAGCCCTCGACCTCGTCGCCGTCGTCCCGAATGTCGGCGTGCTGCTCTACACCCAGATGCTCCGGGCAGTCCCCACTTCCAGCAGCCCCAACCTTCTCAACGAGGGTGACGGGCCGATAACGATCCGGTTGGCGCTACAAGCCGAGACCAACGCGGACGTCGCCGTTCCCTTTACGATTTCGGGCGAGGCGGTTTACGGCGTCGACTATGTGATCGACGGCGCTGATTTCATCATCGGCGGATCCGGGGTGGTGACCATCCCCGCGGGGACACAATGGGTCGAGCTGACGCTGACGGTGATCGCCGACGGCGAAGCAGAGCTCCACGAATCACTGGCGATCTCGGTCGGCGACCGCCCCGGCGACCGACTGGTATGGCGGATCACCGCCGACGCCGACGTGGGTGACTACGGCGACGCTCCAGCGATCTATCCGGTAGGGGTTGAACAGGCGGGCGCCGCGCACCTGGCGGTTGGCCCACGGCTGGGCGAGACGCGAACCGCCGAGCCTCAGGGCGTCGCAACAAGTGGGGCCGATGGCGACGCGGGGGACGATGGCGTTGTGTTCGGCACACTCGTCGTCGGCACAGGGACTTCGACGATGACCGCGGATGTCCAGAACGCCCCGGAGGGCGCTTATCTCGATGCCTGGATCGACTTCAACGGCGACGGCTCCTGGTCGGGTGAGCGCGAGCAAGTCTTCACACGCCACGCCGTTGTCGAAGGGGAGAATGTTTTGCGGTTCGAGACGCCAAGTTGGGCGACCATCGGGACCACTTACGCCCGAGTACGGCTTAGTTCCATGGGTGGACTTGGAGTTACAGGCAACGCCGCCGACGGCGAAGTCGAGGACTATCAAGTCACGATCGCTACGGCGCCAGGCGGTTGGGTTGATTACGAGGTCCAAGGCGTCGATCCCGTCGGGGCACCGTCAACGCTGGCGAAGGTCGTGGACCTGGATAGCGACGGATTCGTTGACATGACCAGCGTTGGCTTGCCAAGCGACCGAAGCCTTTATTGGTTGCGGAATACTGGCGACGGGACGTTCTCGAAGCAGGTCTTGGCGGTTGTCGATTTCACCATGCGGGACTTCGCCATCGACGACATTGATGGCGATGGCGACTTGGACATCGTTGTGATCTCGCAAACCTCTCCAAGCACCAGTCGGCTTGTACTGCTACGTAACAACGGGGCAAATGCTTTTTCGCTCAACGTGATCGCCACGAGTATCGAAGCTTCGATGACCGTAGCTATCGCTGATATCGACGGCGACGGGGCGATGGACATCATGGCTGGGGGGGACCGCAGTAGCTTCAGCGGCGTTCTTCCCTCGACTGGAGAGATTGTTTGGTACGTAAATGACGGCGTTGGCGGCTTTAGCCCTCGTCTCATCGACAGCCAACTCGGCCCGGTGAGAAGCCTTGGCGCCGCTGACCTCGATGGCGACGGCGATCTCGACCTCTACGCGTCGGCCATGAACGCGGGTAGCCTCGTGATGTACCGCAACGATGGCGCCGCCAGCTTTACCAAAGAAGTGATCGTCGCAACAACGTTCACCGGTCCCTACATGCTACCGGGCGGCAAGGTTCGAGCCGCCGACTTCGACGGCGATGGCGATCTCGACCTCATTCCAACGCCAAACGGTTACAGTCCACCAAAATTAGTATGGTACGAGAACGACGGGGCGGGCCTCTTCATTGAACGCATGATCTACGCCGGCGTCTTATACTCCAACGACGTCCTCCCTGTGGACCTCGATGGCGACGGCGACCTCGACTTGGTGATTGGGTTGGCGACCACCGCCCCAAGCGACAAGCCGGCTTGGATCGAGACCCGTCTCGCCGGTGACGCCAACAACGACGGCGTCGTCGATCTAGCGGACCGAGACTTCTGGGGAGCGAACTACGGTTCGACCAGCGGGCCCGGTCTCCTGGCGGACATTACCGGCGACGGCCTCGTCAACGCGGCGGACTACACAAGCTGGCGAGACGCATACGCCAGCGGGGTTGCTTCCACGATTTACCTACCACGCGTGGCTGACTGGCGGCTCAACGCCAGCGGCCTGGCGGTGGGGGACCTGGACGGCGACCTCGACTTAGACCTCATCGCGGCGACTTCTACGGGCGTCACAGTGGCGATCAACACCTTCCTGTCGCCGCCACCCACTACCGCTCCCTCTAGCGCACCAATGACGCCGATTTTCGCTACCTCTGAGGCGCCGCTGGTTGCGGGTAGCCAATCCGCTATCTCGTTCACCCTTCCCGAACCCAGTAAGATCCCAGCTACCACGCCTCGGCAACGCTATGCGTCGCCGGTTCGCGAGTCCAATGACAATCGATCGATCAGCTTGCTAATGCTTCACAAGCAAGAGCACGCCAAGGGGCGAAAGGCGCCGATTCGTGACGAAGCGTTCGCCGTTGCTGCGGACGAGGGGGAAACAGCCGACCTCACTACTGAATGTGAAGCAGAGCCGTTAGATCAGCCTGTCGCGATCGGACCTTCAGAGAGGGTTTGGGAGATGTGGGGCTGA